In Melospiza melodia melodia isolate bMelMel2 chromosome 5, bMelMel2.pri, whole genome shotgun sequence, the DNA window GCTCTTTAGAAGCACACTAAAACAAGACCTGGCTGgaaccacacacacaaaaatttaCCTTCTAAGAACAACAAACAGCTGTTCTGCTTTAGGAGGAGAACATTTGGCACGGTGCCATTTCCCAAAAGGATGTTTATAAACAGACAAAAAAAGGTTGTCCATCCatgtataaaaaaatatatatatatatatatatatatatatatatatgaatttcTCATGCAGTACTAACCAAGTTTCTATTTTTCAATACCCCCCACCATCAACTAGCAACAAGGTAATTTGGTGATTACCTGTATCTTGCCTTACTGAACTGTCTTATCTCTGCAGCATCTGGCACAAATAGATGGAAAGCTACTTTTGGTTTCAGTTGTTTGAGGTTAAGTAGACCTTTGAagctcagaaaataaatgaaGTGCAGCATAGGCCCTTCTTCATAGATCACCAGTCTGGAAGTTATTAATTCCTTTTTCTCCCATAATTAGTAGGATTAGTATATTTTTCTATTTAAGAAAATGGGTAACTCTCATCCAGCATTTATATGGCCAGCTAAGTTCAGAGATACCAAAACATTAAATCTGTGCTTACTTTTCCTTCAAGAGACAATTCACACAAGACTAAACAGAGCATGTCATTGCTCAGATCAAACTGATGTGTGACAATCCACACCACTGCCTGTTTAAAAGAGCACAGAGATCAAGAGAGGCAGCAGAGGTTTTCCTCCTAAGAACTCCAACTACTTTGAAAACAAGTCTTTTCACTCACAGAAAAAATCAAAGGCCTGTTCTCTAAAACCTTCTTTGTAGGCTGTGAGTTTAACTCATGTATAAAAAGTTGTCCAGTTGTAACTTGTAACACAACTGCCAAAAACCCCAGGGCTTAAACGTGTGAGAAGTGTTAGTACTGATATTCAATTCAGTAGATAATCACCATATGAGAATCTATCACACCAATTTTGCTTActtccaaaaaacaaaaccaagatacTAGTAACTTTGTTGACCAGCTAAAGATATAATTGGAGCACCAGATAAGCTTTTGATCCCCCTGAAAAAGTGAGGTTTATGCTTAAAATTTTTATCACTGATAAAAATCACATTTTGAAATAAAGTCCATGGTATTATTCCAATACAGTAAAAGTCAGCATGCTTTTTAACCAAAAAAATAGACAAAATAATTCAGAATGCTAGTATCTGACATACTTTTTTAGtcactttaattatttttttttccaagtgttgTTATTTTCCATTTAAAGTATGTAAAGAAACACTATGTGATTTCTATAACAAGTAGTAAGAGTTAAACTAAGGCAGAAGTACTCTGAAATGCTAAACGTGAAAACAGAGCTAACTCTTGGAGAAAGTATAAAATGccttccatattttttttttaaactgcttaGCATTTTTGACCAAATTACCAACAGTAAGACAGACTGCACAGAAATGAGGGAAGAAATCATGTTTGGCTGACAGAAGTTTTCTTTACAGGAGTATTTATGGTATTCCAGTACTACCATCAGATAGATAATGAAGTTGCTACAGTATTTATACATTTTCAGTAAGTCAGAAACATATGTTTAGCAGCACAGAACTGAATACTTACGTTaagttaaatttaaaattaaattgccAAGTTGAAGTTCCTGGAGGGTATTCTCCTTGCTCATTCATAAATGTCAGTCCTAGTTGAATTATTTTTAGCAAGTCGACATTGCAGCGTAAGAGTTGGTACTGATAGTCTGCGTTGCTTCTGAATTCTCCAATAGGCCTTGCAACTACTCCTGGAAATTCTGTGTCCTGCAAGAGCAGAATTTAAACTTGAACACACAACAACCATATAGATCTAACCATATCATAGCTGAAGAGTACTGTGTGtaaaattaacttttaaaaagaTAAAAGATTAGGATCCAGATGTTCATGCAGCACTAATTCAACATTAAGACTTCCTTAGGCTTTCGATTTAAAAGGATGAGCACATTTACTGACCCCAGCTGAAGTCACGATTTCTGCAGTAATTTGCTAGACAGACACCAAGCACCCACTTACCATAGCTACATAGTTATACTTCCGTATAACTTGACGAATTTTCTTCATCTCTTCATCCAAGTTACAAGCCCAAACTTCACAGATTCTTTGGCTATGATCTACGGTAGCTGCTGGCATAGTGGGGGGCTTTAGAGACCATACATCAAATGTTACACTTGACCGAGGATTGGTTTCATAAAGAGGACTTCAACTGTTTATTTTTTTAGCCTAAGAGACAAACAAAGCAAAGCATCAAAGTGTAAGGTTTTACTCTCGGTttatctgaagaaaaaaaaaaggcttaagcACCACATCCACACTTTATCCTCGCAGTTTCACAAAAGCAGGACAACATAGCCACAGGAATTTCGGCTCCGCGAGCTCAGATTACCATCAGAAACCAAAGCCCTGCGGTTTCGTTAGCGACTGTTTCCCGCACAAGGGCGGCAAGGCGCACTAGTGACACGGACACCGGAGACACCGGCTCCCCGGGCGCTCCCGCCCCGCGGCTCGGCAGGCGGGCTCCTGCGGACCCCCGGGCTGCGTGCAGCAGGGAACGGAGCGGCAGAGCAGAGTCACGGCAGCCCCGGGGTGCCGCGGGGGCCTCCCGAGGCGGGAGCGGCTCCCAAGGGCCGCGCTAACCCAGCGAGGGGCGCGCGAAGACCGGCACACGGCCGGCCGGGTTCCCGCGCGCGTGAAAGGCCCCGGGAGCGCCCGGAGGAGCCGCGGAGCGCGGGGGTCCCGCGgggccccgctgtccccgcccgGTGCCCGCGGCGCCGCCCCCGCTCACCCCTGGCGCTCCGGCCGGGCCGCGCCGGGTCTGGGAGGCCCCGCGCGGCCCCCGCGAGCCGCAGGAAGCGCTGCTgcccccggcgccgccgccgcgcgcACAAAGCCATTACATCATCGCCGCGCGCCGCGGCCTTTCCCCCCTCCCCTCTGGCCAATCGCCGGCCGCGCCGCCGCTCCCCTCCCGCCCCGCCCCTCCGCCGCTCGGGTCGCGGCGCGCGGCGCTGACGCGGCCCcgccggcggcggctccggggcggggcaggggcggcggggccgccgtCGCGCGCAGGCGCGCGCGGGCGCTCGGTGAGGTGCGCGCGGTGCCGCGGGTGCGCTCGCGCCCCTCCGGTGCCGCCGCGCGCGCGATGAACTGGCTGTTCCCGCTCGCCAAGGGCGGCGCCGCCCCCGCCTCCGCCGCGCCGCCCGCGCGCACCGGCctccagcagcagcggcagcgccagGTCGAGTCCCTGCGCGCCGCGCACGCCTCGTGAGTggccgcggcgggcgcgggggcgGGAGGGCCGCGGTGTGTCGCCCGTCCCGGGGCCGCGCGGAGTCGGTGGCGTGTCGGTAGCGTACCGCGTCTCTCTATGCGCGGATACGGGAACCCGGCTGCGCCCCGTCCCCTCCCCGCGCGGCCTGGCTGGGTCCTCGCGGCCGTGTGGGTAAACAGGGCCCCCGAGCCGGCGGCGCCGCAGCCCGGGCCGGCCCAGCCCCGCGCTGTCCCGGGGCCGAAGCGTcccgccgggcgctgccgcggggTCCCCGCCGGAGGACCGTGCGATGTGGGACCCCGGCGGGCCGGGAGCAGGAATTCGGGAACTGTGAGTCCGGCTGGCTGTTGGGGAGGCGTCCCCGCGGGCCTCGGTGGGGCCCGGCCGGGTGATCGGGCGCAGGTCGGTGTGCCCGGTTTCACTTGCCGTTGCCCGGAAAGCCTGCTCATGGGGTGTAATGTCTTCGGAGTGACGCCACCACGTCTTGCGATAAAGCCTCTCTGGAAGCTGCTTGTCATAGCGTAGTTGGTTAAAAGTTGAAACTAAAACGTAGAGCACCAAGGAGTTATGTGGCGCAGTGGCCTGCCAGCAGTGGCACGGTGGCATAGCAGCCCTACTGGCTTTACGCTTTCCTGGTGTTCAGTGCTACCTGCTAAAAACTGGCTGCTCCTTAAAAAGTAGTCTTTTTTAGATGGTGAGAAGAGGCCAGTTGTGTTTACTCCTGTTCGACATCCACAATTTTAAAGTAAAACAGTATATTCTGAGGTACTCCTTCTTGGCAGTATGCTGCCCTGTTTTGCCTGGTTTAAAACTCCTCGCATTTTAAAAGGAGATCCACATTCCATGCATTTGAAGTTATAGTTACCGTGAAGTAAGCATTCTACTGACACGCAACTTCCTAGGATTTCTGTAGAACTGAAATGGTAGCTGCCTCCAAAACAATTCAGAAAAAGGACAGGGAATGCTTCCTGTCACATCATACTGACACTAGAAGTGGAAGAGATACTAAATGCATTTCAAAGTTTAATAACTGCAGATAGTTTCCATTCCTAATTTTTTGAATTATCACATAGGGAACATAAATATGATGGTTTTCTAAGTATTGTTGCTTGAATAAGCCTAAGTCTGTTCAGAGCTAATTTCACAGATATTTTGGACACAGTTCACTTCCCAAGGCGCTGTTCTTGTGGGCATATAGGAGCTTAGTTAACTTAAAAGTTTTTGTTAGGCTGGCCTTACTTGGCCTTTTGTTTGTATCCACTTTTTAAAAATCTGGCAACGAGATGAGCTCATCCTGAATTAAGTCCCCAGTAAAGGGATCAGTTTTTGTCAGTCAGCTTGCTGAACTGGTTTGCTGCTGTTTGTGCAGGCACCAGCTCAAGCACGGGCAGTGAGGGAACGGATGCTGTAGCCAGGAATTGAGGTGAGGGGAAGGGACATGGTAGCTGCCCAAATGTTATTCCTTTATGAGTACTGTTGTTGCTCTTCACCAAAATGCTCAAAATTCTTGGTATGCTGTAGTTAACTAAGTTAGTCAAGTTTGGTTTGTGTTGTCTTAGGTCATAAAAGCTCAGGTATGTGTGATCTTAATTTCAGTAAAGCAGCTAGCTTTCCTATACACAACCCCTCTCAGGTTAGGAGCTTGAAATAAAACCTTTGCATTTAAAAAAGAGATTATTACATTTGCTGTTGTTCTAGACAAAGTTAAGAATGTATCATTTTTTCAATGTGCTCATTCCCACTTGGGGAAGCAACAACTAATGTTATTAGTTAAAGGTTTTTCCTAAGCAGGGTTAACTGTTTGAACATTCAATGAGATTCTGGCTTTCTTCTCCTCACTCTCTGTCCTCATCTTCCTCCCCAGTATCCACGTGAGTGGAGTGTAATTATATACCCTTCTCAAAAGGATTTTGCAGCAGGCTAATGAAAAGTGTGACAGATGATTACGGGGCAGGAATGTGAGTGAGAGATTCCGGGGAGAATCCTTCAGTTAAGGATGAGAAGTTGCAGATAGTGGTGTGTGGTGTAACACAGCAGAACCCTTGATTTGAATTCTCCTGTGCTGAAGATATTTGATATTTTCTTCAAACAGCGTGTGATTTCACCAGGAAAGAGCAAATACTGAGTTGTCTATGAGAGGAATAAGATCAGGCTGCAGAAAGCAAGATTCATAGCTGAGTTAGTGTCTTACTCCCGTTTGTTCCCCAAGCTTTTAAAGACTTCGTTTTGAAGCCTTAAATTCTATGCCCCAGTAGTGCCTTGGAAGGACACAAAACACTCCCAATTCTACTCTTAACACACATTTGCAGGTAATGTGTTCTGGGTTTCTTGAGAAAGGACTTGTATGGAGTGTACCTGGCAGTGGATGGAGGAGCATTTCTGAAGTTGGATCAAAAGATGTTTTCTGGGAACACCTGGCTGGCATTATTTGCCATTGGAGCTGTGTTCCCTCTCCTGTATGAGGGGAGGTTACAAAGAGTGTTATTAACCAGGTGCAAGCAGGAAAAATACATGGAAGAGCAACCAGTCtgcttttatggtttgttttgATTCATTATAAAAGGAAGCTTGTTTTCTGCCCTTCTGTCTTTTACTCTCTGCTTAGATATGTTTCTTATTGCCTAGAAATTCTGCTTCTGAGCTTCACCTCCTCCACATTCTCTGGGATGCTCTCTTTCAAAACAATCTTGCCGTGCATGGAAATTGTAGAATGCTTTGAGTATTGAAATCAACTTCCTAATAATGTAGCTCATTTCAAGATTTTTCCCTCTGTAATTTACCTGTTGCAGGAAAAACAAATTTGGATTTTACCTTACTAGATTTTTAAGTGCTTTCAGGAGAGCCTGGATCTTGAGTCTCACTGAAGCTTTACATTGTTGAATGTAACTTTACTCCAGATAATTCTTGAAAGCTTGTGCAAGTGAGCTTGGTGCACATAGTAAAAACTACTGTTAAATATTAGGCTAGTCTATTAAGGAAGAATGCCTAGTCTAATAAACATTCTGCATATTGATCTGAAGGCAGTGTTGCAGAGCAATGTGAACCTGATATAATGCCTTGGTGAAGTAAATGTTTAATCAGATAAAATTCAGTATATTAAAATAACACTGATGTGTTGTCTTAAATTAAGCCAGTAATGGGAGAAAGATAAGTTGAGATTATTGTCAGATGCATGAGTAGTGTGATTTCTCCTACCATAGTTCATTTGCTTGTGACCATTTATGAGGTTTAAATGTTAAATccactatttttatttttgcttaaaTCTTAATATTCAATATAGAATGCTGAAGACTATTTGCATACTCCAGACTTTTCAATTTTGTTCTTACAGGGCTTTTCAAAACTAAACTGAATACAAATATCTGAGGTCATGCTTGTTTCTTTTAGACTTTTAGCTGTTATATTGACCATGCAATGGATGCTAACAATTTTTTCTTTGACAGCATTGCAGAAATACAGAAAGATGTGGAATATCGACTGCCATTCACTGTAAACAACTTGACAATTAACATTAACATGTAAGTAGAGCGGGCTGCATCTATGCACATCTTGAAAATTAAAattgttcttaaaaaaaaaaacaaaaacaactaaCTGGTAATAGAGTATAAGCTGCTCCCAGCTCATAATTAATTTCAGGAACCATAACCTGGATTTATATTAGTGGTTATAGTGATCTGGGTGGAACTGGCTCTGTACAAGATACAGATTTTCAGCTGAGAGCAAAATCATATTTTACTGTTCTCAGTTCCTAAGGTAGCTATATGATTTTAGTTGAAGGTAACTAGGGGAAAATGCTTGAGGATTTCTGGTAACTTTGATTCTCTGCCACTGAAAATAAACTTGATTGGAAATTTCTTAGTCTGCTGTAACTCCATACTCTTACCGTGGTGAAGGTTCTGTAACTCAAGTGATTTATTGTAATATTAGTGCAAATTTACTTTGGGGGTACACTTTGTTCTGGCAAGTGTTGATAGTATTCTGTTCACAAGTTTTATATTACTTGGCCCTGCAGAGTTGGCCTAATATTCTTACAGGCTACACTGCATTGTATTTGTAGTAATAGCATCTATATTTGAAAATGTTCTTGTTATGCTATGGCTTTTTTGTTGTCTATTAGTTTGTCAGACCATGTGCTAATAACACCAAGGCTGCAGGTTCAGTGCCTGTATGGGCCAtgcacttaagagctggactcagtgatctttgtgggtcctctccaactcagaatattctgtgctcCTTTGTTATACTTACAATTTTGCCCAAAAAATGCTCTCTTCAGTTTTGTGGAAGTCTGGTGCTCCAATCTGTTGGACTTCAAATTTTGTAACTGAATAATCCTTTTGTATGCTTAATTCATTGTGCACTTGTCCATAAGAGTTTTCATAGAAAAGTATGTTTATGTAATTaatagtacttttttttttcataagaaGCCTTCTTATGCAAACTTTATCATGAGGTGTCACTGTAGTAATAATTATTCTTGTATTTGCAGTTTGCTTCCACCTCAGTTTCCTCAGGAAAAGCCAGTCATCAGTGTTTTCCCACCTGTGAGACATCATTTAATGGACAAGCAGGGGGTATATGTGACCGGTCCATTAATAAGTAATGTATGTATTATTTGTAGCTTCACACAGATCTACTGTTAATAGCATTTAATACATGTCACACTAGATTATTGTTAATAATCCGGGTAAAAAAGATTAGTATAGATCCTAATCTTTTTCAAACTGTATTTCAGGGCCTGAAAATAAATTCAGAAGTGTTCAGTAGTTATTCTAGTTATTCTTTTACTGATACCATTTCTGACTTGAGTATTCCATGTATCTAAAACTATTTTAAGTTATGAAGGCTTAGAAAATTACTATCACATTTTTTTGGTTATTGTTAATTGCACAGCTCTTCCAATTACATTCCAGTGTATTCCAAATAAAGGAGAGGGATGCTTTAAGTCAGTTTTGTAACATAGTTCTTTCTAGCCTAATCCTATTAGAATGGCGTCAAGGTTTTAGCTCCAATATTCAGGATTTTAATATGCTGGTCTTTTTGTCAACAAGATTGTCCTATTTTTTCTTGAGTGGATGGAGGTTCTGACTCTTTTGGAATGTAGTTAGTGCCTTTGTcctcagattttattttttttcctcttctgttctTTGCACAAATGTAGCTTGGTAACTGAAGTGGGGATTTTTGCTTGTTCAATAGCAATGTGGTACTTCATTGACTCTCCACTGATAATGGAATATACAAAAGACTTTTAGTTTCTGTTCAACTCTGGGTTGCTTTATCACTTTATTTGGAGTTTATGTATATATAGTTTGGATTAGCTAGTATGTCTGAAATAGCTTTTCAGCACTCTCATGTGGGTATAATAAACAATCAAGTTCAGCACATTTTGGAACACTTGGATTCCAGACATAATTTTAATTCTTTggattttgttttgtgtttttcccAGTTTACAATGCATTCAGATCTTGGAAAAATTATTCAGAGTTTACTGGATGAGTTTTGGAAGAATCCTCCGGTTCTAGCTCCTAGCTCAACGTCATTTCCATAGTAAGTTATCAAAACATCATAAATGTCTATTAGTTTTTCAAAAAGCTACTAAACCAATTATAAGGAGGGCAGAGACAGGAATATGTAATGGATATACCGGAAGAATTAGATTCCCTGTCCTTGCACAATTTCATGTGCATGGTAGATGACCTGATTGTTTTTAGAAGAGACACTAGATTTCATTGGAGTTACTGAATCAACATGCCTGATGTAACTTTATATCCATtttcttgaaaaataaatttttacatTACCAGTTGAAATCTGGAATTTGCTGTATTTCATTATCTGAGCAGTTGTGTTTTTTCATATTCTATTCATAATCTCCCAGGCTTAAGACAGTTCCTCTTGCACCATGTGCAGCAGAAATTGGGTGATTTAAAGAATTGTGTTAAATTCAGATTGTGTCTGAGCCACAACTGTGGTTCTCATGGCTGACGGTGATATTAAGTTTAGGTGTGGCTGCAGttgtgaattttaaaaaaaatcattcctgTTATTTAGAAGTAATTACTTGTGTGTTGCCCAAGCTATTAAATGCTATACCATGCATAAGAACTAATGTATGACACAGATGTTTTTCTCACAACTTTAGGATGGAAACAATTTAAAATTATGCTGTCATAAATTTTTGAGAAATAGCTTTCTGATAATTGAGTGTAAGTGTGTATTTGGCTGTTCTACAAGAATGTAGATTAATGGAGTTCTAGACTATATTGCAGTATTAGACAGAAAGGGTTATTACATTGGAAGCAACTGAGAGCAGAAAATACAAAGTTTATGGTCACTTGAAAATTCATTCTTATGTCTTATGTGTGGTCTCGTAATTATAATTCAAATGACAAGACGTGCTATaagcagttggttgctcatggttgtggttttgtttgtttttagcctTTACAACAAACCAGCTGGAATGCCTCCTTTTGCTCCTCAGGGGTTTCCATTTCTCCCTCCATATCCACCTCAAGAAACAAACAGAACAATGGCACCCATGCCCATTTCTGAATCAGTTCCTTCAAGCTACACTACAGACAAGCCTGCTGCTCCCTCCTATGGCTTGATTGCCGATCTGCCGctgcctgtccccacagcagAGGCGGTGCTGCAGGTCGGTGTGCTGAGTTCTGCTCTTTAGGCTGGCAGACACTGGGTGTAAGTGCCCTTAGAGGCACACAGGGCATTGCTGTTAAACTCAGGGAAGCGCTTGAGTGAGTGAACTTCATTGTTTTGCTGGTGCTAGGGAAGCAAAAGTGTCATTCTGGCTTTGATGAAT includes these proteins:
- the VPS37A gene encoding vacuolar protein sorting-associated protein 37A, with protein sequence MNWLFPLAKGGAAPASAAPPARTGLQQQRQRQVESLRAAHASIAEIQKDVEYRLPFTVNNLTININILLPPQFPQEKPVISVFPPVRHHLMDKQGVYVTGPLISNFTMHSDLGKIIQSLLDEFWKNPPVLAPSSTSFPYLYNKPAGMPPFAPQGFPFLPPYPPQETNRTMAPMPISESVPSSYTTDKPAAPSYGLIADLPLPVPTAEAVLQVGQNGFTYKMPDIPDTFPELSELSISQLTSMNEQEEVLLEQFVTLPQLKQVITDRDELVKSIEELAKKNLLLEPSLEAKRQTVLDKYEQLTQMKAAFEKKMQRQHELSESCSPSALQARLKVAAHEAEEESDTIAEDFLEGKTEIDDFLSSFMEKRTLCHCRRAKEEKLQQAIAMHSQFHAPL